AGCATGATGAGCAACGTTTTGGCTACTAGATCATCTCGAGAATCCAACTCCTACGATTGGTGCACCAAACATTCATCTCGATTCCGAGGCAGATCTCAAAGGTTTGAGCAACCTTCGCAGGACATAGTAATGAGAAATCAATGTTGGCGTTTCTGCTTTCATCTGCAGCGTTTTGTTGGTTAATCAATCCTTAACAGTTTGTCGAATAGTTGGAggagataaacaaaaatataaatacaatttttactTGGCAAAGATTGCTTACCTCTGtggaaatgcagaaatgaaaCCTTCTAATACTCGATTGGAGTTCAGTTCCGACCACTGATGAAGGGATCACTTCCTGAATAAGGAATGATTGATAATGTCGAGAACATCACCAGAAGAActtatctactttttttgaagacttcAAACGGTAGAAAATCTCACCAGCACTCGAAAACTTCGGAACTACTTGGTCCCTAAACAATCCTCATAAGTGTAGTAAGATTCAAAACGGAATAAAGCACGgtacagttacgtaagcgcTGTGCTCAAAGCGGCGAGGTGGAGACCACGGTTCTAATCGAGATAGGGTCATCGCAAATTGCTGCAaggagtggtgctagcaaaggttcTACCTCGATCGTAACCGTTAGTTTGTtcgatgtcgttttgaccctactatagctaAAATTATTCGAGCATCTACTGAAATCCCACCGAAAAGCGTGTACGCAGTACAGTATAAAAAATCTCAAGATATTGGCTAGGAAACATTCCAACAACATGATGAGTTCATCTCCATGCAAACCCGTAGCTCGTTGAATGGCTGATGGTTTAGTCGACACTAAACGacataaaatgaagttatCAGATAAATAAGTCGAGCTGAATGATGAAGCTCCTTGAACTCATAagtttgaaaatgaagaaatcgtTGTCCCCTTGATTCAATGTTTCGTTTGacgcatagatgcgatagtcggagtcGGTGCtatgacccccttcacttttgaacggttggggaaacGATCTCCTTCACTTCTAAACGGTctgcgaaattacccccttcacttttggacggctatCGAAatgaccccttcacttgagctacACCCCATGAGCTGAATCCCCTTCACATGAAGAGGGTCTGGCTTTtccttatcgcacctatggtttGACGTCCAAAGTATAGATATACACTAACGCAAAAGCGATTCAAAAGTTTGTTGTCAAATACCACAGATCCGGTCCCACATTCATGAAgtattctttcaaaattttggaatcaCAGAGTGAGATGGGATGCTTCGTTGAGGTACGCGCAGTTTTATGTtccaaattcgaaaatttcgagTCCCATAATAGCGAACTTGACTTCGACCTCACATAAAAAATCGTTGTAGAAGGAGTCATCCACAACTGGCATTCCTGACCTGAGACTCATAAGGCGAGTAGCGAGTTGTTTGCAAAACGCATCCATCTGAAGAAAAAGGACATTTAACACATTCTCAGCTTCTAAAGAAGGGGAAGAGCAATGTAGTACTATGCCTTTATCGAGATCCCCCTTGATTTAGATATGATCAGACCCAAAATGTGTTCGAAATAAGAACTGATCCCAGACGATGACAGAAACTCCTCACTGAATGAACACATTATAAATTACATCGCGAAGGACACCTGTACGAGAGAAGAACATTAAAACGCCTTTCATAAAGGAGGAAAGAGCAGCACAAACTAATGTTGCTGCTGCTTTGCTATGCCTTTCACTAGTTCAATCATCTTCAACTGGTGAAGGTTTGTTGAGTTCCTCAACTGTTGACTCTATCCCTCTAAATTTAAAGGCTCTGGGTATCCACCACTGGAAttctttatttccttcctGCAAACCTAGCCAACGCACTACGTTCTTTCATAATAATTTTGAGTAATGAGGATACGGTgaaactttgaagaaaaatgcattTTAACCTGAAACCAACAACTTGAAATGAGCGACAACATTGGAAAATGAGAGACGAGAAAATTTCTTACGTGCAACCTTCAGATAGCAAAAAGCGCGCTGAATGCTTCTTAACAGTGATTTCGTCCGCTATAGTGCTGAACGAGAAAatatcgagtttttttttccaggattcGACGATAGTATGCCCGGAACACTAACCTCAGGTCTAGTTGGGCATGCTTCACCTGCAAATATCGGCAAAACTTTAGTACTTCCATACCAAAAGCAGATTTTCGGATTAGTATGAAGATTCGACTCCCACATAACAAACTGGCGAGATCTTCCGTTGGAAGAAGTGAGACCTGCAAAATGTGAGTATTTCACATACGGTCTTTCGAAGCTCCTCGATCACTTCTAGACACTCCACCCAAAATCTACAGTAGACGTCGTAAATTGGTATTTGAGAGCATACACAACTTTATCTCATTAtaataaattttgatttagCACAAAGAAGCAGACTGACGTCTGAAAGAACCGCCTAGAACTCCTCTTCTGGCGGAATTGTGACAGCGTTGAAATCAGCAATATCACCGCACTGCGCCTGACAGAAAGAAAGCAACatttacttcctttctttccaatttttgctgatgaagttgaaaaaaaagaaacacgtgGTCTTTAACAAGATAAACGGAAATCACTTCCAATTCAGGAGAGGGGAATATGCAAACTTTGAAGACACCCACCAAGCAGATCATTTTCGCTAGAATGGCAACTTCACTATTCAAATCTGGACTGAGTTAACTAGCTGGATAAACAATACCTCATCTAACATAGATCCCTGCTTCATAGCCTCTGCGCCGAACTCATCCAGAGTAGGGATGTAGATGCGATCGTCCCTGTATGCACTTTCCCAATTTTCCTTGGGTAGAATTCTCTTTGATTGTTTTGCAGCACGTTCTTCAGCAAATGAAGTGCTAAAAGGTAAAGCTGCGCGCCCAGCTCGTTCAGTCAATTTCGTGCCAGAGTTAGAGCCATTCTTCCCTTTACGTTTTTTGGATGGACTAAGAACCGCTGCACACTGCTTGGACGAACGCTTGATAGTCCGCACGTCGGCTGCTAATCTCTCCTTCATTTTAGCAACTAAGGACCACTAGCCGAAGCTTGCATCGAACAACAGTTGCACATATATCTCTGCCGAGGAAAAGAATAGTTTCATATTGTAATGTAGAAataaacattgcaaaaaagcTAATAGTGcactattcgaaaaaaaagggaaataagtTGTCGCTATACATGATGACGTAAGTATGAACAGAAGGGCAacgaagattaaaaaaaaataaaatttaataatcaTTCACAACAATAACAACGTCTGTCGAAACAATATTTTGTACATAACAACAACCACTACGGAGACCAACAACTTCAGCTGATCCAACGTCCAATTTTAGTGATATGTACTATAGACGAATCATTGCTGATTTTTCTCTAACTGAGATCGTAAAATTTTGTTGTGGTCTCGTAAATCCCTGTTGCTCATTACAAGACACCTGAAGTAATAGCAATAGCTTTGGTTAAAAACGTGGCTCGTGTATATAAAGACTAACCTAAACATAACCTTGTACTGATCAGGAACACCGGGATCCGCATTAATGCTACGTAACACCTCATCCCATTCGCCAATAGAAGCTGATCCGGAGCCAGAAACATAGTTCGATGAGGAGCTGTTCGAAATGCGCGATTCAGTTTCCATCTAGGAAATCATATTTTGATGACTGCTTGACAAGAAGGAGCAAAAACGAAGATAGATGACCACCTGTGCAAATTTAATATCAAAATTCTCGCGCTTCACCTTTGTGTAGTCATAAACTGGAATATCATCAGGTGGACGGTCTCGCGGAAACAACTAGAATGATTCTTCTCACTGACCTACATGATTAAAATGCATAACTGAACCGACCTTAGGAGGAGTTTTTCCCACTGTTTCCAACTTCACACGTTTCAGAGGGAGCGGATTTATATCGTCGACCAAGTTTGGACCTGCGGAACTTTGAAAAACGTCATGCCGTTGCACCCGTTCCTCAACAGTTGACACCTGCAAATAATTTGAACTCGTGTTTGAAAGACTTTTAAAAGACTTTTTAAAAGactaaaacttttaaaaagctTTGAATAAAGACTGTTTCAGATGTACCTGTATTCTCTCAGCAATCTGTATATTTTGGAGCGCAGACGTTTTGCTTTTTGATGTGGAAGAAACACTGTTCGACGACTCCTGCTACGGAAAGAGTATTACTTTTCAGCTGAAGAGAGAATAGGAGAATCCAAAGAAAGCAATAATTACATGATTAATAAAAATCGGAAACTGTTTCAGAACGAATAGCTTCTGCTAAGAGCTTGGAGAATATCCTGCAGACTATCCACTAATAAAGTCAACGAAAAGACTGCAACCTCACTGGGCTTTGAAtgagaattaaaataaacCTTATGCGGAGGATCGACAGAGCTAGAGGTATCGTTTTCCGAAGGTTTGCTTCCCCAGGACTGATTTGGTATCCTAGATTTCCCATTTTCTATGGATTTCTGCAATAATTTAACTAAGATTAGCATACAGTTTAAcaatttgtaaacaaaaacaccCACAAGTTTCTCTTTGATCTTGTAGTACGTtggtataaaataaaaactagcAAGATCACCTTGCAAGCCAACTTTCGTTTGGCtcctgaaaatgaaataatttaagaGACTGAAGAAGTCCAAATACATCCACGACTATTTCCTTCCTCTAGAGTGGAAGTTCTCCTTGGATTTTTATATTAAGGTCCAAAGCAAGCGCATACTTTAAGAGTTATCATATTTCAAAGTTAGGATATGTCACTACCCCAACCGATTCTATAATTCAGGCTAGGAGGTTTCTATTCAGGCGAGTTCTAACTTTATCTGTAACTACATTGGGTCTACTGAAAACTCGTGGCAGCAGTGTATCTATTCCTATATAATAAATGAACGATTTTGAGGAGTTTCTCGAAATAGTTCACTTAACTAGtttttcaaaacgattttGGCGAGCGATTCTCGACATTCTGTTCTCCACTGTTAAATGATGAATATTTATCAATACTTAGCTAATTTGTACCTATGTTGTTACTTGCGTACTGTTTTCCCTCTATTTTCTACCATCATCAGAATCAGTTACTAGCGAAATGTGTTGTTTACATACTGCTACCTTAGTATACTAACgaacttaaaattttaaaatcactAGCTCCACAGCATGTCTTCGCTCTTCCACTTTACACAGAGACGAGtttggaagaagaaataagtgaCCAAACCCACAGGAAATCGGTAAGAATGGGAAGGTTGATGTTATGTTTTGTGCAGTTGTTCTACCTCCACGTACAAACAAAACGGGTTATTTAGTCATCCCGATGGATTCGTTCTAGCAAACGAAGTTAAAAGTGAGAAGACTTCTACCTCAATGTGTGCAGTGCATAGAGAGCGATAAAGTGGGTAAGACCGCTGGTTATTCCATCCAGTAGCTCCTGGGCCAGATACTTATCATTGTTACAGAGAGCCCAAATTCTTTTGAGGTTCTTCTTAACTTCTTTTTCGATAACAGCTGGATAAAACGTAACAAAGAAGAGAATGTACAATCATCGATcaaatcaaatagaaaaaacagtTACCGTAATCGAGCAATGGATACGACTCGTTTGCTGCTAAAAGGGATGTCCCTGAATGCCACGACAGTATTCGATCAGTAATGAACTTGATTAGGATCGTTCGCTTAAAAAAAGCGGATAACGTTAACTATGTAGCACAGCGAAGCATTAAATTGAatgtgaaaaaacaaaaatattgaacTAAAGCATTAAACTAACTAAATAAATGTTAGACTAAATATAGGTGAACCGTATATTTGCCTTCCAATGAGGATTTAGAACAAATAAACTaggataaaatgtagttgggggcactcagtggcgcccctATTTCTCCCGAATCCGAGATCAAAACGATCCCGAGttcggtgcacttgcgtaagtaAATGCAATcggagcggtgcggtggaacgcCGCGGTTAGAACCGAAGGGGAACTCTTGCTAATACCACTCATAGCTGCAATAGTACCGCCCCGATCCCAGCcactagctccaccgcgccgtttgaAGAGGAACGTAActatttcatgtcgttttgacccgactatgatACCTCTCCAGTATGAAAACATGGGgacaaaaaagataaatcatgaaaaagtaataaatttcTGATGGAAGAATAGTTTCTATAATTTCccataattattattttccattatAAGCATAATTTCTTATAATAgagtgtaataaataaataaattaaataaataaattgccgagcattttccgttttttaaaagaaagttaAAACATACAAGGGCAACTAGatataattttctggaagctaGAAACTGCATATAACCACTGTTGCATGTTTTCAACGCCTTTATACGTGTCAGTAATCGTTAATGCCGatggtatagtagggtcaaaacgacatgaatcacgagtgtagttgcggtgcattcgcgtaggcgctcgaaacggcgctgtggaggtagcagttggaaccgagttgggaccatcgcatactgcagcgatggatggtgccagcaacgGTTTCACCATGCTCTTAGCCGCTATGCtacaccgaagcgcctcgagagaagccgcgtccgcaattgcgtacgtgcttcatgtcgttttgacctactATATTATCATAGTTTCTATAGTGAGTCAGAGTGAAGTGTTTGACAACGCATCCGGTAACACTGATAATCACAAGATACTGGGTCTGATAAAAGGCACTCTATcgataaaaatttctaaaaaaaaacactgaaaatatCTCTGAAGTGAGAGTTCTGACTGAAAAAAtaactataaaaataaagaaaatgcaaaTCCACATTTCACAAggcgaaggaaaaaagagacgGATTGACGCTGTGGAGTAAAAATAACCAACGTTGCGTTCGATCATCAGTCAAGTACCTGTTGAGCCGGAAGAAGATCCTTTGGAAAAACATAATTCAACACTCCGTTCATGAAAGACACTAGAGCAGGCTCTTTCAACGCATATTCCCTTAAACGACAAAAATACAGTCATCTATATTTCACATATAAAGATGTAAGAGTGAACCACTAAGCTGAAactatagaacaaaaaaaaactacaacacACTCTATACGGTCTTTGACGTTCTCGCAGAACTTCGGGAAACAACTTGTTGCTATCCGCCTACAATGGATAACTtgaattttctctcaaaacCACGTTGGTTTCATCAACCAAAAACGTTATGGCGAAGAAAAGCAACTGTGAGACCTACACCGCTTGCAATTTTTCGtgcttttcttttatcattCTTACTGTCCTGTGTAAGTCTTCACTAAAGGAAGTCCCATGAATCCACTGGAAAGCGTTTTCGCCGATAATAAGCCTTAGTAGGGTTCGAGACTGCAGTACTGACACCTAAAAAGGACCTCTTACACTCAGtccttaatttaaaaaaaaaaacagaggtgCACCTTTTCTAAAATGGAGCCGTGCTTCTTCGCATACGtttgcttcatttcttcaagGGTGGGGACATGATTTTCTGGGTTGATGAAAAGTCCTGTGGTCTTCATAGAACTACCTGGACTGTGAACAGGTTTTGATTCTTAGTTCAGCATCGCTACCACAGACACAGCCAGTGCAATCACTTttctgatgagaaaaaaagctttgtaAGTTCTTCAACATTTATCAAGttccaacaaaaacaacatcagcGTTAGGcaatccttttttgttctttgtttttttgttttttttttttttgtttcttatggTTGAGCTAGCTGTAATGAGGTGTTCCCGTAACGAGAAACGTGCTTGCTCACACATAGCGAAACACATAACTGAGAAACTTAACTTAGAAAACCGAGATTTTCAGATGAAAATGACCGAACCGAAATTAACTCAGATACTGTGAGAGAAAACTActaaaaaatgggaaattaaagaagacttcaaggaaaaacaaaGCAGTAATTCTAGACCAAAACAACTCTAAACAGTAGATTTTCGTTCAGTTCTTGCCTTTTCCAATTGCAAGGCGATCTGCTGTGCCCGCAGTGTTAATCGCTTCGTGTTTTCCATAACCTTCAAGGATTGGATTAAGAAAATACAGCTGTTACAAAAACTTGTGTCAACGCGAACTAAAATACTGTGGTAAAGCATGATTCATACTCGCCTGCTCATGAATACTAACTGCTTTCACACCCATAACCACCTGCCCCAATTTGCTGTCGATTTTGGCTCCTTCAATTCGATAGTTACGAATGAGATCAACGATCCAACGCTCAGCTTCTACCTAAACATGAAGATCCAcctaacaataaacaaaaacccCTTCACTTattaacaagaaatgaaaaaaaaagaaggaatgatTTATTAATGTGAGTCAGATTACCAATAATACACATACTAACAGAACAGCAATGCGTGTTAGTGGACGAACCTCCATGATGccgaaaaaaactttaaagtCACCTCGAATAAGgaaagaatttcttctaatCAAAGTGATTTTGAGAACGTTCTAAAATCGCATAACTCACAATCGTCGAAATAACAAGCTATTTCAACGGGTACAAGCCACAGACTTCGTGATAGTTtcttgaataaaatgaaatttttcagtgaatCAGGAAAATTTAATAATCATCCGAAAGAATCGAAAATAAATGTCTTAACCTCCAGATAACAAAGGACTTGAAAAGTTGAGCAGATCAGGGTGCTTTCGATTAAACCCCACGGAttctccacgaatctgaggtggtacagctttcaggtggattattcatatacgggatagtagattatggagagaggggtgattccgtccattacttcctaattgccgtaaaaaacggcccggaatatgcggtgcgtgcacaaggctggcgcgcttcaatcgaactctttgtatggaatagcgcgccggaacgtccgaagccttatcttccgagccgtttttacggcaattaggaagaaatggacgggatcacccctctccccataatctacgatatcgtatacgaacactccacctgaaattcgtaccacctcagattcgtggggtgacacCTTTAAATAAGATTTTGCGCTCCTCACAAAATCAATACCATTTCCATGCTGAAATaacgcgatttttttttgaatatatgGTTCCAAGATTTAGACGATCCTGCTGCAGTCACAAGTTAACAACTACTGTCAGGGTCAAGGGTGCAAtggaattttcccattttgggatcgagagagagagaaagaaaggaccGTTAAAGAGTGGGCGTGAACACTAGCaaatggaagaagaagaagaatgataaCCAGGAGAAAATATCACGCAGCATTAGATAATTGGGGAAGAATGTAGTTGGAGGGAGCGGGTGTAGGACGCCGTGGCGcctttatttttcgaaataaataatttaatcaaTAGGGTCCTAAGGCTtaggcattagtcttagagggtCTAAGACATGTAAGTTAAAGTTactaagggaaaaaatttAGAGCGTTGAGAAATAAAGGCACCACTGGATGTCCCACCCTCTCTTCCAACTAACATTTTCTGCGGTAATTACATACATTGTAAAATATtacaagaaataataataaatgattacatatattaaaatattatatttagtttcGGGCGAGGACAGTAACATGGAAGtcacaacattttgttttgaaaatgtacaacGTGTTGACAATATAACAATGGGACTACACAGGTTCCACACCACATTGTggtaaatttttgtaaaagagatagaaacttgaaacttctcctaaaagatgaagaattcaattaCAAATAGTTTTCAACGCCTTAAAACTGGGTTTAATGAGAATTAATGGGCAAAAGAGCTCTTaccctgtgcacattgtttgGTCTAGAAGATTGCATATAACTTcgtcataaaggataaagtttctggcggtAATCaatgggatgcgcccccacgttcacttcagtacAGAATTTCTTGAAGGTTacgagcgtgtaactggcctatataatgacttgggggggggggggctaggcgatgtgtcaagtgtcagtgtttttatcttcccagacaagtgtggtactaacttatcgaccccggagggatgaagggcttcgCGAGCACTAGCGCGGATTCGAACGTCtgatataacaaaaaaaaattgaattaaaaaattcgaacctccgataaACTTCTtataacttcgtcataagaggacTGAAAGGAAATTTTAGGTCTTTGCGataaagatgggaaaaatagGGTGGGATGGAAGATGGGAAAAACAGcgtttttcccatctttgttGCATAAAAAATTTGGAGAACAGCGAAGCCCTGGAAATCGTTTGATATAGCACCTGATAGCGGAAATCGTTGGCTACAATTTACCAGAAGATGATATGCTTCACGCTAAATTcgaattattgaattttattcaagatcacACAGTTTTCGGCGAGCGAGCAAAAATCGGAATATTGCCAAGTTTTcccgttccaaaaaaaaaacaggagttCTGAAGAAATCACCCATACATTCGAATACAGGGACTAAAGAAACCactatgtgcaaaatttctccttcagGACGGTCTGGTTGGCTAAAAATTTAGACGGGAAAAATCTAACAAAAGTCGGAAAATTCTAACTTCTGTTCCATCtgaattccaaagaaaaaaaatactaggaGGTGGGAAAGGAACAGCGATATTATCGTTTTGTAGGGCAAAAAAATCCCTTCTCTCTTCTCTGAAAGACTAGCTAAAATATTTCTGTCGGTCCCTTTACTACAAAAATTTGAGTCAACGGCATGTCGAACCTGAGTCGTCTCATCATCACACTgccaaaagaaaatgttgatttttttgtcattcGTCTCTATTCGACTTACTCACCTgactcctttcttttttgtcgtatTATGCGCTTTAATCAGCACTTAAAATATTCTAtggattataaaaaaaaatagaatagattaAAAATCAAAGTATTTCAATACGATATTTCAAagacatttcagcaaattttcttcttctgggaCTCAATATTTCTTCGCTTTCGTCAGTTGCCGACTTCCTCATTTGCCACTTGTTTCTCGggtaattttcgatttttctttttcggaacATTTTCAACATTGGTGGAATTTGTAATACATTGAATTGGTAGCAACCAAGATCTGTCGTAGCAAcgttggagaagaagaagaaaaaagggtgCGGCCGTACTCGAGAGGGTCGTGTCTCATCACCAGGCTTGACCCTCACTACTGTTCCATTTCCAGGGTAGAAATGAACTGATCTGTGAGATAAATTTTATACATTTTAGAAATCCAATCCACACCTGTGACATATTGAGCCTCCTAGCAAGCATTTCTATACTGATGCATTGATGAATGCGACAGAACATTTCGAAAATTAGAAGACGGGCAGATTCACGAAAATCTGAGAGGCAAGCAGTGAGGAAGAAATCATTTGACAATACCTGGAAATACAACAAAAGTAAGTATTGCATTCAAATAGAGAGAGCAGACCAAATACAAACCTCTTCACATTGGCGAAGCTTTTCTTGAGCCTCATCAAAGTCATATTTGATATACAAGCAAGTAAGGAAATCAGTAACAGGATCTTGATAGTTATGACGTTCCTGAAAAACCAAGCAAAAAAGTGTCACGAACCAAATGAAGACAAAAATGCATCTTCTTACAATGTCAATGACTTTTATGAGGTCTTTTAAACTATTCTTCTGTTTGTTCTTGCTTGTCACAACGGCTACAGCCAAGTATCGAAGGAGATGAGGGCACATCACCTACGGAAATTGCattttaaaatcgaaaaacacacacatgtacaaaaaaagaacctacTTGGATAGTATTTAAATACGTTTGCTGGTTAAGAAACATCTCAATTATATCATCGCGTCCTTTGGGATAATTGAAATACACAAAGAGAGCCCAATGCATTAGCCAAGCTCTTTGATGAATCAGCTCCCATTCGGTATCAAAAGGATTTGAATCGATGTATGCACGAAGTTTCACCAAGTCGTCTCGTGCATGATCCCATTCCTCaaggagaaaaacaactaaGTAACTAGCACTCAATAACGATAACGTTATAATCAAGCCTATCACAAACCTGCAAGAGGATTTCGCTAGCTAGTTTTCCATAAAGAGCATTGAGATAGTTTGGATCAGCTTGAGGTACGAGATTGCGGTAGTAGTAGAGACAAACCTAAACGATCTTTTGACATCGAAACTGAAACAACAGCTGAACAACTTCATCAACTTCCCAAAATCCCTCTGAGTGCATTTGACTTCGCTCCTGGAACAGTGAAAGGGAAAGAATAGAGAAATAAGATATTTGTCGGTACAATGGTAGTTGGAGGGacaagtttgatttttttcaatcatttcaatttttaagcCATCCAAGACAACTTCTGAAAACAATTGTCATCCATCCATCGTATAAATGGAATCCGtaaattgtttttgaaaactgccgaaatcaacaaaaactaCTTTTCGTGGCTGATCTAATCATTTTTTCCCGAAGATTGCTATTTGTTTGAGATTTTATAATATGTTATATTCGTAGATGTACTAGCCTAATTGGTCCCTTCGACTTCCTTAGCCTCGATTTGCTTGCATCTACACACtgagaaaacattcaaaatgcTAGCTAAGAACATTCCAACATAACCAACCGATGCTGCAGTATAGTTGCCACATTCGTACATAAACTTGGCGTATTTGAACAATGCATCGATCATATCGAGTTGGAACTGGAAAATGTGAGTGCATAAGGGAATCCCATTCGAAAAGATATTAGCGTCGTAATTTTTCACAAGCACAGTATAAAATTCTATAGCACTtgtgtaagaagaaaaagaacgactATTACAGTAGATCAAGACAGATGTAATGTAGCAccaaaaacatagaaaatagAAGGGAAATCTCAAGGACAACACACGTTGTGATTTTGCTGCAAGAAGTCGAGTATTTTGTTGTTTCCGTCTCGATCGCGAGTGCTTTCCATTAGCTCTTTAACGTCATCAAGTTCGAGGATCTCTATGACTGGGTCAACCTAAATGAGCAGTTCAGATCAGCAGAAGATAGACAAGTTTGTATTAGAACAACGGCAGAAGGAAATGGAATTGGATGCTCAGAGGTTACCAGCACTGTCTACGCTTTCATTTGGATTAATACTAGTTTAGAAAAATGTTGATATTCTGCAGTACTAACT
The Necator americanus strain Aroian chromosome I, whole genome shotgun sequence genome window above contains:
- a CDS encoding hypothetical protein (NECATOR_CHRI.G2256.T2), which codes for MAEYDLTKRMAPFFDLHLIIPLLEFIEPRKIYDDASLVEMHRHVLMKTNMIDSLTETYQGTPIPKELETKRSEVLKERDILKAKVDPVIEILELDDVKELMESTRDRDGNNKILDFLQQNHNFQLDMIDALFKYAKFMYECGNYTAASVCLYYYRNLVPQADPNYLNALYGKLASEILLQEWDHARDDLVKLRAYIDSNPFDTEWELIHQRAWLMHWALFVYFNYPKGRDDIIEMFLNQQTYLNTIQVMCPHLLRYLAVAVVTSKNKQKNSLKDLIKVIDIERHNYQDPVTDFLTCLYIKYDFDEAQEKLRQCEEVLSNDFFLTACLSDFRESARLLIFEMFCRIHQCISIEMLARRLNMSQVEAERWIVDLIRNYRIEGAKIDSKLGQVVMGVKAVSIHEQVMENTKRLTLRAQQIALQLEKARTERKSTV
- a CDS encoding hypothetical protein (NECATOR_CHRI.G2254.T1); the protein is MKERLAADVRTIKRSSKQCAAVLSPSKKRKGKNGSNSGTKLTERAGRAALPFSTSFAEERAAKQSKRILPKENWESAYRDDRIYIPTLDEFGAEAMKQGSMLDEVSLLPTEDLASLLCGSRIFILIRKSAFGMEVLKFCRYLQVKHAQLDLSTIADEITVKKHSARFLLSEGCTEEFLSSSGISSYFEHILGLIISKSRGISIKMDAFCKQLATRLMSLRSGMPVVDDSFYNDFLLSTKPSAIQRATGLHGDELIMLLECFLANILRFFILYCVHAFRDQVVPKFSSAGEIFYRLKSSKKEVIPSSVVGTELQSSIRRFHFCISTEEMGMCVPLDEMYVPTFEDVKYGIGCASLVYQIAHSPAPQITRLVLGERLFASLKNDFPVFVSQMHEYAGLLKSSQSGIRYGHRLYILKIIHRLHVRREMSKFLRRIVIRTYTRNVLSILFDWVPLEKIWNHLFLLVDQLLIAIGSAIYMSYVRCDGR
- a CDS encoding hypothetical protein (NECATOR_CHRI.G2255.T1) yields the protein MKTTGLFINPENHVPTLEEMKQTYAKKHGSILEKVSVLQSRTLLRLIIGENAFQWIHGTSFSEDLHRTVRMIKEKHEKLQAVEYALKEPALVSFMNGVLNYVFPKDLLPAQQRTILIKFITDRILSWHSGTSLLAANESYPLLDYAVIEKEVKKNLKRIWALCNNDKYLAQELLDGITSGLTHFIALYALHTLRSQTKVGLQGDLASFYFIPTYYKIKEKLKSIENGKSRIPNQSWGSKPSENDTSSSVDPPHKQESSNSVSSTSKSKTSALQNIQIAERIQVSTVEERVQRHDVFQSSAGPNLVDDINPLPLKRVKLETVGKTPPKLFPRDRPPDDIPVYDYTKVKRENFDIKFAQMETESRISNSSSSNYVSGSGSASIGEWDEVLRSINADPGVPDQYKVMFRCLVMSNRDLRDHNKILRSQLEKNQQ
- a CDS encoding hypothetical protein (NECATOR_CHRI.G2255.T2), coding for MKTTGLFINPENHVPTLEEMKQTYAKKHGSILEKVSVLQSRTLLRLIIGENAFQWIHGTSFSEDLHRTVRMIKEKHEKLQAVRIATSCFPKFCENVKDRIEEYALKEPALVSFMNGVLNYVFPKDLLPAQQRTILIKFITDRILSWHSGTSLLAANESYPLLDYAVIEKEVKKNLKRIWALCNNDKYLAQELLDGITSGLTHFIALYALHTLRSQTKVGLQGDLASFYFIPTYYKIKEKLKSIENGKSRIPNQSWGSKPSENDTSSSVDPPHKESSNSVSSTSKSKTSALQNIQIAERIQVSTVEERVQRHDVFQSSAGPNLVDDINPLPLKRVKLETVGKTPPKLFPRDRPPDDIPVYDYTKVKRENFDIKFAQMETESRISNSSSSNYVSGSGSASIGEWDEVLRSINADPGVPDQYKVMFRCLVMSNRDLRDHNKILRSQLEKNQQ